In Calditrichota bacterium, a single genomic region encodes these proteins:
- a CDS encoding tetratricopeptide repeat protein — translation MKINHFRMLGLLLAIAMLVVLVGCGTKAIKEQSVLDTPENHFSRGMTEFERGNLDLAMKEFDRAKALNPDYGEAYSGMALVYAKKGDFKKAYDFADKGIDKSGKSVDCRIIKGRVITFERKGDKWVEKAAKEFNKALKINPNSSKAWYYLGITYKQGFQFANAVNAFRKVVELKGPYSTEANAEWELVQKIERAKPGTKVGAKIALIPKIDRADLAVLLMEELRLMDIVKKRRPQVYDTRFRAPEDPTKLQATKVAQMAAATDIKGHWAESWIRDIINAQISGLMPYPDHTFRPDDPITRANYAQVMQSIMIMITGDEALATKYIGEPSRFPDVPATHYAYNAIALMVDRGIMKADKMTGAFKLNDPMSGADALLAIRDFQNALRFNF, via the coding sequence ATGAAAATAAATCATTTCCGCATGTTGGGACTACTTCTCGCCATCGCGATGTTAGTCGTTCTGGTCGGATGCGGCACGAAAGCAATTAAAGAACAATCGGTTTTGGACACCCCGGAAAATCATTTCAGTCGCGGCATGACTGAATTCGAACGCGGTAATCTGGATCTCGCCATGAAGGAATTCGACCGCGCCAAAGCTTTGAACCCGGACTACGGCGAGGCTTATTCCGGCATGGCTTTGGTTTACGCGAAAAAAGGTGATTTCAAAAAGGCGTACGATTTTGCGGACAAAGGCATCGACAAAAGCGGCAAATCTGTGGACTGCCGCATCATTAAAGGCCGCGTGATTACCTTCGAGCGCAAAGGCGACAAATGGGTGGAAAAAGCAGCCAAAGAATTCAACAAAGCGCTGAAAATTAATCCCAACAGCAGCAAAGCCTGGTATTATCTGGGCATTACTTACAAACAAGGCTTCCAGTTCGCCAATGCCGTGAATGCGTTCCGCAAAGTTGTGGAGCTCAAAGGTCCCTACTCCACGGAAGCAAATGCTGAATGGGAGTTGGTGCAAAAAATTGAGCGAGCAAAACCGGGCACAAAAGTCGGGGCAAAAATTGCTTTAATTCCGAAAATAGATCGCGCCGATCTGGCTGTTTTGCTGATGGAAGAGTTGAGATTAATGGACATCGTCAAAAAGAGAAGACCTCAGGTGTACGATACCCGTTTCCGCGCGCCGGAGGATCCGACAAAATTGCAGGCGACAAAAGTTGCACAGATGGCTGCTGCCACAGACATCAAAGGTCACTGGGCGGAAAGCTGGATTCGGGACATCATTAATGCACAGATTTCCGGTTTGATGCCTTATCCGGATCACACATTCCGTCCCGATGATCCGATTACTCGCGCCAATTACGCGCAGGTGATGCAGAGCATCATGATTATGATCACCGGAGACGAAGCTTTGGCGACAAAATATATCGGCGAGCCGTCCCGTTTTCCGGACGTTCCGGCGACGCACTACGCGTACAATGCCATCGCGCTGATGGTGGACCGCGGCATCATGAAAGCGGACAAAATGACGGGCGCTTTTAAGTTAAACGATCCCATGTCCGGCGCCGACGCGTTGTTAGCAATTCGCGATTTCCAAAACGCGCTGAGATTTAATTTTTAA